The Fimbriimonadaceae bacterium nucleotide sequence GAGCGCTTGGCCCAGTGCCTTCTTGTCACGGCGCATCCAGGCGATGAGCGAATCCGGCTCCAAGCCGGGTGGCAATGCCACAGGCAGGCCCTGCCGTGCGGCCGTTTCCCTGATGCGGAGGGCCACGCCTGGCGGAGTCAGGCCGAGCGCCTCGCCCAGCCGCGCCTCCAAGACCATGCCGACCGCGACCGCTTGGCCGTGCTTGAGGCCGGTGTAACCCTGCTCGGCCTCTATCGCGTGGCCAACCGTATGGCCGAAGTTCAGGATCGCCCTGAGGCCGGCGGTCTCGTATTCGTCCTCCGCCACGACTTGGGCCTTGAGCGCGATGGAACGGCCGATCACCTCGGGGAGCGACGGGGACGCGGGTTCAAGCCGCTCTCCTTCAAGCCGCTCGAAGAGCGCGCGGTCCAAGATCGCGCCCATTTTCACGATTTCGGCAAGCCCGTTCGTAAACTCGTCCTGTGGGAGGGTATCGAGGAGGTCGCGGCAAAGCCGCACCTCGGTCGGGGGCCAGAATGCGCCGACGAGGTTCTTTCCTTCCGGAAGGTCGATGCCCACCTTGCCGCCGACGCTGGAATCCACCATCGCGAGCAGGGAGGTCGGGATCTGCACGAAGGGGACGCCACGGCCGAAGGTCGCGGCGGCGAATCCGGCCAGGTCGCCCACGACCCCTCCGCCGAACGCCACGACCTGCGAGCGACGGTTTGCGCCCGACCTCGCGAGCCAGCCGACCGATTCCTCCAGCCGCTGGAAGGATTTGCTCGCCTCTCCGGCCGGTACGACAAGAACCTTTCGGAGCGGACCCAATTGGCCCGCATAGTGCCGGGCGACGTTCGAGTCCGTGATGACATTGGCGTCCTCAACGCCTTCGAACAAGCGCTCAAGGGGAACCTCGTGGACCAGGTATTCGCCCCGTGAGTGGCGGACCGTCAGATCCATCCCGCCGCCTCCGCCACCTTCGCCGCGACCACGTCGACTTCCTCGTCCCTGATGCAGACGCGTTTGTCGGCGAGCTCATAGAGGCTCCGCCGCGCATTGAGGATCTTCCCGATCTTCTCTTCCCAGTCCTCGGCCTCGAGGAGGGGACGGCGCTTGCGCGTGACCGCGAGCCTCTGCTTGAGGCACTCTTCGTCGACGTCCAGGAAGACGGTGGTGCCGAGCCGCCGCAACTGGACCCAGTTCTCATCGCGGAGCACGATGCCGCCCCCCGTCGCGAGGACGCCCGGTTCAGGCTGGAGGTCGACCAAGACTTTGGTCTCGTGGTCTCGGAACGCCTGCTCGCCATAGAGGGCGAACCATTGGAGGATGGGCCGGCCCAAGCGCCGCTCTAGGATACGGTCGGTGTCCTGGAAGGGGACGTCGGCGATTTCGGCGAGCTTGCGACCGACCGAGCTCTTGCCGCTCCCCATCATTCCCACGAGAATCAGATAGCGGTCTGGTCGCATAGAAAAGCGGCGGGGAGCCGAGTGGCTGCCCGCCGCGAAGGATACATGGTCCCTGGCCTTACGGTTCCAGGCCGAACTCGTCCGCTTCGACCACGTTTGGGGTGACGAAGACGATGAGCTCGCCCGAAGACTTCTGGCTGTTGCGGCCACGGAAGAGCTGCCCGATGATCGGGATGTCGCTCAGGACCGGGATCCGCTTGACCGTGTAGACGTCGTTCTTGGTGGTGAAGCCGGCGAGCGCGATAGTTTCTCCGTCCTTCACGATCGTGGCGACCTGCAGCTGCTGCTGCGTGAAGTTCGGGATGCGCTGGCCGTCCGGACCGGTCGATTCACCGGTGATGGAGCCGAGGCTGGGCTGCAAGAACATCGTGATCGTGCCGTTATTGTTGATCCTGGGCTTCACCTGCAGCTGGGTGGTGATGGTGAGCGGGACAGGCGTGAAGAACGTCTGCTGGCCGCTGGGGCCGTTGTTGATCGTCGGCAAGAAGATGTAGGTCGTGATCGACTGGAAGACCGTGGCGGGCTGGTTGTTCAGCGTGCGGACCAGCGGGGCAGTGACCGTGCGGCCCCAGCCGTTGGTCATCAGAGTCCGCAGTCGGCTACTGATGTTGCCGGTGGCGTAGTTAAAGAAGACGGGGTCGCCAGACCGGGCGAACTCGCCGGGTCGGACGCCCGCAAAGATCGTGCCGCGCTGGTAGAGCCAGTCGATGCCGAGGGCGTTCTCGGAGGTGTTCGTGGTGGCCACAAACTCGACCTTGATGACGACCTGCTTGGGCTGGACGTCGAACTGCTCGACAAGCCGCTCGAACTCGCGGATCGCTTCTTCCGTGCCTTGGACGATGAAAGAGTTGTCGGTCGGGTCAAAGATGACCCGCTGGATGCCCTGGGGCACCAACCCTTGACCGCCCTGAAGCTGGGTCGCACCGCCGCCGCCGTTCTGGCCACCGCCGCCTCCGAGCTGTCCACCACCGCCGCCCAACTGGCCACCGGCGCCGCCGAGCTGCTTAGAAGAGTCGCCGGGGATCTGGATGCCTTCTCCCGCTTCGACCGTCGAGAGGGGCGAGGCCCCGCCCGACTTCTGTGCGGCGGTTTGGGGGAGGAACGTCTGCTGGATCGGCTGGCCGTAGTTGATGATCGTGGGAACGGACGTCCCCTGACCGGTCAGGCTGCTCGAGCCGCTATTCGAGAACTCGCGCATGTCGGCGAAGTTGCTGTTATAGTTGTACACGTTCTGGCCAGAGAGGATGTTCCAGACCAAGCCCGGGTCGGCCTTCATCAGGCGGACGCGGCTGACGAGCATCGGGCGCTCGACGAGGGTCGGCGTCTTCTCCGCCACCGGCTTGACGGACGGCTTGCCCGCGCGGATGATGAAGACCCCGTTCTCGTCCT carries:
- a CDS encoding shikimate kinase, whose product is MRPDRYLILVGMMGSGKSSVGRKLAEIADVPFQDTDRILERRLGRPILQWFALYGEQAFRDHETKVLVDLQPEPGVLATGGGIVLRDENWVQLRRLGTTVFLDVDEECLKQRLAVTRKRRPLLEAEDWEEKIGKILNARRSLYELADKRVCIRDEEVDVVAAKVAEAAGWI
- the aroB gene encoding 3-dehydroquinate synthase, with product MDLTVRHSRGEYLVHEVPLERLFEGVEDANVITDSNVARHYAGQLGPLRKVLVVPAGEASKSFQRLEESVGWLARSGANRRSQVVAFGGGVVGDLAGFAAATFGRGVPFVQIPTSLLAMVDSSVGGKVGIDLPEGKNLVGAFWPPTEVRLCRDLLDTLPQDEFTNGLAEIVKMGAILDRALFERLEGERLEPASPSLPEVIGRSIALKAQVVAEDEYETAGLRAILNFGHTVGHAIEAEQGYTGLKHGQAVAVGMVLEARLGEALGLTPPGVALRIRETAARQGLPVALPPGLEPDSLIAWMRRDKKALGQALSFSLLTGLGACKLVHGVDESLVAAVLGSE